From Choloepus didactylus isolate mChoDid1 chromosome 19, mChoDid1.pri, whole genome shotgun sequence:
AAACCCTACTTGTTTTATAGACTATGAGTTGGCCATAGTACAAAGGACATACTCTTGACTGTTCTCTGGTGGATTGTCAAACCAAAGTTTACTTGGGCATACGATTTGTAAGGTTTTACTTGTATTTTCCTCTGATGAGAGGCATATCCTTCCCATACATTCCTAAATTAACAAGAAACAACAcacaaaaagcaaacagaaacccTTCTACTAGATGTAAAAATTTAATAGGTGGTGCCCATACATTACTGAACAGAGAGCAAGAGAGCAGGGATTCTACAAAAAGCCCCACTGGCATTGATCTGGCCACCCCCCCTTCCTGCCAGTACCCAGTAATGACATTATCCTCCTTCTGGACATTCATCTCCTTGTGAAGAGCGGGATTGGGTCTTCCCGTTCTTTGTGTCCAAATGCCTGGCCCATAGCTGGCTGCCTTTCATTGCGATGGTCTAGATAACAGTGATGGTGACCTAACCAGGGCAGATGTGATGAGGGTTTCCAAGAAACagaccaaaggaggagagaagCCTGATCTGGGTGAGAATACCCACAGGTATCTTTCAATCTTGCTGTCTGATTTTCATTAAATATGtcctgatttttttcatgttttggaCATGTGGGCATGTACTTATTTTCACAACTAAAtttgattttctaaaaattgaatcaaaagtcttagaatttatttttgagaaaattaaatatgaGACCAAGAAATGGATACTGTGGGTCAGTGCCCTACCATGTATTTCCATCAAAATGCTCGCCAATTTACAAGGTCTTTATTGTGGAAATTGATCTTCTACATGTGACTCAGATCatctattcttttattatttttgaatcatATATCAATCGATCTAAATGACTTAGGATTTCGGTTTAGCCTCTGAATTAATCCACAAAATGAAACCAATGGCTGCAAGAATCATAGGCAAAAGAATTACAAACGGTGATTCCACATCCCCATTTCAACTGTTTTTTGACATCTTGAACAGAAAGGGCAGTCATGGCTGGCACGGTATCTTGTCCCGCTTCTACCTGAAGGTGCCACTGGTGAGGAGAGGATGGAAATGGGTCAGAACAAGCACTGGAGCCATCCCATGACATGGAGCTTCGCAGACCCTGAAACTTCCTCCTCAGCACCACAAGAGAGAGCCCCCCAGCCACGGGTCCCACCCTCGTTACAGGAAGTGGTACCAGACAGTCCTTGCCCTGAGCATGCTTGCAATTTTGAACCGAAGTACCTGAATAGACCTAAAATCTCTTTGTGTTCTCTGAAAGAAAGCAACACCAGCCACGCAGAACATTTTCAGGGCAAGTCAGAAAATTTCAGTCAGAAGGATGAACACAGCTTGGAAAGTGAGTCTAGCTGGACATTACTACAACATACTTCACAGAAAGTGTCCATAAATAATGGAAACAAGCAGTCCAGGCAGAGCAAAgtactttgtttcattctctCTGAAGGTGTTTCTAGTGAGGAGCTTGTGTCCCACAAGGCTCATCAGAGCATCATGACCTCTGTGTTTCATGGTGAGCAACAAGCTGAGAAGGAGCTAGCTGCCGAAAATACGAGCTCCCCCAAATCCCTGATAAACACCAGGACAGAGTTAAACAGTGGATTGGGATATTTTTACCACAAGTTTTCAGACCTTTATAAAGAGACCAGTAATCACCTGCTGGAGGCTGGCACCAGGGTGATGACCCAGGCCCGGCATGTGGGTGGCCTGTTGGACCCATGTGGGCTCACCTCCCCTGTAACAACATTCATCAGAAACCTGCCACTTCTGAGACCCTTAACCCTGGACAGGCCTTTGATGTCACTCGTGGCGTCATCAGACTCTCCTGTTCCCAGAGCTCGGGTCAGTAGCAGCGAAGAGGCAGGGGGCCTCAGGCTAGCCGAGAGTGCCATGCCCCACAGGGCCCCTGCCTTCACAGCTTCAGGTTTACCTGGTTCCTCACCAAGCTCGGTTGTCCGGCTGGGATATGGAGATGCTGGAAAGAACTCTGCCTTTAAGCAGACCCTTGTGCAGTTCCCAGACCAAATGCTGAAACTTCAGGAGCGCCCCTTAGAAGACTTCCTTGAGCATGTGGCCTATTCTCTACCAGAACCTTTGGGTGATGTGAATGAAGTCAAAGGCATTTACTGGCTTGCTGTTGCTAATTGTGCAGACCCCAACCCCCAGCCAGCATGTTTGCTCCTGCTTCGTTCAACTTTATATGCTCTCGTTCTGTCAGATAATCACCCAGGCTCACTGGGCGTTTTCCACGTTCTACCACTCTCTGGACTAAAGGAGATTCAGGTCGGCTTTGGCGGACAGTGTGTTCGATTCCTGGGCTCTGTAAAGGGCCTCTTGCTCACTGTATTTAGTTACAACAAAAACCTCTCTCAGCAGCTGTGCTGTCACCTCCTCTGTGTCTTGCTGACAGAGTCAGAGGCTGCAGCCTGCACTGATCATCCTTTGCTCAAGCAAGACCTGGTTCAGCTTTCTCTTGATTGGAAAGCAGAAATCCCTGATTTAGTTTTGGCAAATGGAGTCCGGTTGTCATCCAAATTCCAGAATACTTTGGTTGACATTATTTACTTTCTTCATGGAAACATGGAAGTCAACATTCCCTGTCTGGCAGAGGTGCAGTTATTGCTCTACACAACAGTTAGAGTCGAGGGTGACGGAGGCCAGGGCCGTTGCCAATCATTAGTCCTTCTGAACACCCACATTGCACTTGTCAGGGAAGATGGTGTTTTTCATCCTCCCAGCAAGTCTCTAAACATATCTCCTCCACGTGCACAACTTGATGTGCTCAAATGCCGTGCTTTAAGGGAATTCAGGTGTGTCATTGTTCCAGACAAGAAAAATGTCTCAGCAGTAGAGCTTGTCTTCTTACAAAAACCCAACCTTACATCTGATTCAAGAAGGAGTCCTTCAGAACCCTCTCAGGTATCCAGAAATGTCCAGTTTACCACCCGATTGCACCTTCACGGGGGTCAGAATGGAGACCCTGAGATCTGGAAGCTAACTCTCAATTCACAAGATGAGGCCCTTTGGCTGATCTCACATTTGACAAGATTCTAGGGAGGAGCCTTTAAAAAGATGCTACTacttttcagtatctttaataaaATGAACATGATAAAAACAGGCAAGGGAATAGAAATATCTCAGTGTAACTAATCAATATGGAACAGGGAAAAATGCAGGCCtctaaaattgaaaatgtaaatattttaaatacctaCCATAATTTAAAACTGCCGTTGGCAAAGCACAGGTAAAATATCTTGATGACCACTTTGTTTCGTTTTTTGAAATTCACTGTTATAAATTTGGGTCTGCCTCACTATTTGCCAGGTGATTAAAGCCTTTCTGATTGTGTGGGGCTTTGTGTCAATTTATTGTACAGTGGCTTGAAATCTGTCTGTGCCTGTTAGATTCCGGCAGGCTGATTTGTGCTGCCTGAAAAAATACCCAGTGTGCAGTGACCTTCATTGACATCCTCTGTTTAGCTGTGATTAGGACAGCTACATAGCATTGCACATTAGTGATTCATCGAGCTTCCTATAAGGACCTAGGGGTTTAGAATGCCCTCCCAGCACCATGTATTCATGGACTGTAGACAGCGATGCCTGCCCTGCAATGCCATCTTCATCAGTGAATTGCCCTTTCCTTCTTCATATTGTTCCTGGCTATTCCCTTCCAACTGATGTGATTTCAGCTCCTTCCctgttagtttatttatttttatttatttattttttttgcatatttatttatttattttttattaaattcagttttattgaaatacattcacacaccatacagtcatccatgatatacaatccaccgtccacagtatgataacatagttatgcgttcatcactacaatctatctctgaacattttccttacatcagaaagaaccagaacaagaataaaaaataaaagtgaaaaaaaacacccaaatcatccccccatcccaccccatttgtcctttagtttttatccccattcctccactcatccatacactagataaagggggtgtgatccacaaggtcttcacaatcacactgtcgccccttgtaatctacattattatataattgtcttcaggagtccagactgctgggttggagtttggtagtttcaggtatttacttctagctattccaatacattaaagcctaagaggtgttatctatatagtgcataagaatgtccaccagagtgacctctcgactccatttggaatctctcagccactgaaattatttcgtctcattttgcctcccccttttggtcaagaagatactctcagtcccacgatgccgggtccacattcatccccgggagtcatactctgcgttgccagggagatttacacccctgggagttgggtcacACGTAGGGGGGACTGTTGGTTTATTTTTGCatccatccccccacctccctCAAAATTCCACTTCTTTCTCCAGAGATTTTGCGCTTCTAGGCTACAAAGGCCCTTCATTTCCAAGTCTAACTCTTTCTAATGGCTTCTTTTTGGTGTAATTAAAATGTGCTGTCACATCAGAAGGCATTCAGCACTTTGCTTGGGCTGCTTCCCTCTTGCCACTCACCCAGCCCATCACTCAACCTCTGACGGCCGTACTTCACTGACCTCAGCTAGTTGGTTCAGTGGTCTCCCTTCTGAGATGAGTGCACGCCCACATCTGCCTTGTTATGTCTTCTCTCTTCATGAAATACCATCTGGTCACCAGCTCCCCTCCTCCCCTATGAGATGTTTAACACTGTTCTCTTcaagctctctctctcctctgactgACCCTTTCCTCTTTATCCACCTCTGTTCAACAGTCCTATGAGGAATCAAGTTACACagtatgtatgttttatttcttctgacCCTGGGTTACTCTGCCAATGCTCTCCTGTCTCTTGGGCATGTGTGTTTTATTAAATTCCAAAGtctcagaaggaaggaaggagatatccctttttattgtTCCATTCACTCTCCTTCCACTTCCAGCTGTGATCATGTTCAGCTCACAATAGATACTTGTTGAATGTTGCACACGGTTGAGTGAATCAGCCATTCTGTTAAGCCATTCATTTTAGCCCTGGCATGGAAGGGTCATTTTTCTTATCTGGTCGAATCTTTGGATAATATGCAATGTGGACGTTGTAGTAAGCTCTTCATTTCTGTTCCTAAGCAGTGACAAGGACTTCTTCAAAGCGTGACACACCCAGAACTTACTTCTCTCTTTGGCCAGGAATTTcacatcttctcctttccctcatCAGAGCTTACAACAAGCTACTTAActtgatttacattttcttcattaatttgcGCCTCCCTAATTTTGGGGTAAGTGAACAGGAAATGGAGAAGGCAGGAAATCAGAGATGAGCTATGGTCCGCAAACTGAGAGCTGCAGCCTTGTTTGCTTTGGCCCAGTGGaggctttttggtttttttttgagGCAATTGAATTCAGATGTTTATAGGTTGGGCATGTTTCTGTCACTTCTAAACACCTGCttccacacatacacatatttacaaacgtacatatgtatataccctaTTGCTTTACACCTGAAGGCTCTGTGTCTGTGATTGTCATCATTAAAATTGGTTAGCTTGCCGCATTCACATTTTTGGCTCATAGGTCCTAATGTTTCATAGAAAAAATTTCTAAACTTCACCATGGTTGTCTTCTACTACTGATAATCTTTCTCctaatttattttcacatttgttcacttttttcagCTACTATGTtttgcattacatttttttttggttgtcCTATTCTGTATTTTCTCATGTTATCCTTgataagaaaaacagaattaatgATCATGACATGCAGAGAGTAGAATGTAAGATAATAGCAGAAGGATGCCCTGgttagaaaaaaggaaacaattcaGGAAAGTGCATAATTTCCACAGAGAGATAGATATTAAACAGATTTGCTCATCCTCTTGGTAGTAAAGAAACATAATTCCACTATGTTATAAatcatttttagtattttttcatAGATGAAGCATGCAGCAAATATGAGTATTGCATAAAAATCATAGTATTCATGATTAACATCTTCAGTCTGCTTTGTGATCCAAGGAGGCTACAATGAGGATTCTGTTCAGATCTCGCCACGTAATAGAAGCAGCCTATGGCATTCAGATTTCACACATCACTTCTCTCCCCTAAGCACACGTTTTACCTTGAAATAAAAATGGTTCTTAAGTATGAGAGTTTGATTTGCTGTTCACAAAGTAAGTATTAAGCTCATTATAATGCATGTAGAAGTTTGTGGTGCAGTGTCTCTGCCACTCTCCACTGTGGCTTCAGTCCTAGGGGGCTTCCCTCTGGATGCACTGGCTTACTCTCCAGGAGTTTTAAACTCACAAGACTGCTATAGTGAAGCAGTTTTGAATGTTTAAGTATTTAACCTAATGTAACACTTTCTCAGTTGCAGTGAGTTTCTTAATCAGAAAAAATAAGTACATATATATTTGGTTATATGGCATTTTGCATTGTTATGTTATAGGCATAAACATCTACAACACAGGGCTTGTTAATGCATTCTAGACAATCCCTCTTTGAGTACTTTAGAAATAGTGATTTCATCTGAATTTGATTAAAATCCATTTTGCGCACAGCTGCCTGTTTTAAAGACTTGCGGTTGGCAGGgtgaatttatttaatctttgttgaaaaacatttcaaaacagtTTGTCTCCTCGCTCTCATTACTGAAAAAATTTGTGTGCATCCCTTTGCCTCCAAAGGGAATACTTTGCCTTTGAATACTTAAGAATACTTAATCCTTACAGCAATAGTAATTACAGTAATTTTTATCTACATGCTTTTTCCCAGATGATTTAAAGCTTTGTGTGGTAAATAGATTACAGCTTTTATTAATGCTTTTTGATAGTCAAGCAGTCTTATTGGATAGAACACTTTCTAATGGGGTCATTTTGTTAATTTAGTTACATGGACAACTCTGCCTCATTCCTTAAAATATCTATTATGATGTTATGATGGATGTCGTATCAGTCGGCTATTGCCAAATAACAAAAAAACCCCCCGAATCCCAGTGGTGTACAaacaaaagcttttatttttcgTGGATGGTTTACAAGTAGGTTTAGGTGGCTTTGTTGTAGGCTCAGCTAGGATTGTTCTGCCCCATATGTCTCATTTTGTGGTCTGTACTGAAGGGGCAGTGGCTATCAgggtgatgacagaagcagagaatgGCAAGCCCAACCCTGCAAGCCTCTGCCTGTGTCATGTCTGCTAACATCCCACTGACCAACATAAGTTATATCACTAAGTCCCCAGTCAAGGAGCAAGGATATAAATTCTGTCCAACAAGAGGCTATGGCATGACTTTGGATTTTGATGTTACCACGGAGGGAGAGAAGAAGTGGGATCATTAATTCAGTGTTCCACAAATTCATTATGTTAAGCTTCCCAAGGCTCTACTGAAGATATAATTCAGATAAAACATATAGGACTTCCCTTAATGGAAACATTCAGATGCTGGGAAGAAACTATGTCAGGGGACCTTTAAAACTATCTAGTTCAATTTATTTTCCAATTCAGTCTCTGCTTAAACACCTCCATGGGTGAGGTGATCATTGTCTACCTCTGAAACACTGTATTCATCAGGGACTGCTTTCACTGTTAGGTCATTCTTTCCATAATCTTCCTTATTGTGATCTCCATCTGCAGTGTCTGACTATCCATAGCCCCTCTTtttttgcctgagctgctatcccaaatactacaaactggtttttgcttaacaataggaatttattgg
This genomic window contains:
- the KIF16B gene encoding kinesin-like protein KIF16B isoform X4, with amino-acid sequence MTDLSKSCENLSAVMLYNPGLEFERQQREELEKLESKRKLIEEMEEKQKSDKAELERMQQEVETQRKETEIVQLQIRKQEESLKRRSFHIESKLKDLLAEKEKFEEERLREQQEIELQKKKQEEEHFLRVKEELQRLQELNSNEKAEKIQIFRELDWLKKEKEEQYAKLELEKKRLEEQEKEQVMLVAHLEEELREKQEMIQLLRRGEVQRVEEERRDLEDIRESLLRVKEARAEGEDDVEELEKAQLHFLEFKRRQLVKLANLEQDLVQQKDLLKKEVKEEQETLERLKWETEDEFRLLEENNGSVTSVTQVAEDLEKMKPVEYRLQYKERQLQYLLQNHLPTLLEEKQRAFEILDRGPLGLDNTLYQVEKEMEEKEEQLAQYQANASQLQKLQATFEFAANIARQEEKVRKKEKEILESREKQQRLALEQAVAQLERRHCALQRRSTLGMEIEEQRQKLATLNSRSSEQSGLQATLEAEQEALEKDRERLEHEIQQLKQKICEVDGVQKAHHDVLEKRAPSSGLPPSTEKSQAHLHPLTDARINAYIEEEVQRRLQDLYRVISDDSSTPADMTKDNEKLHNGTIQRKLKYEKGQSWLARYLVPLLPEGATGEERMEMGQNKHWSHPMTWSFADPETSSSAPQERAPQPRVPPSLQEVVPDSPCPEHACNFEPKYLNRPKISLCSLKESNTSHAEHFQGKSENFSQKDEHSLESESSWTLLQHTSQKVSINNGNKQSRQSKVLCFILSEGVSSEELVSHKAHQSIMTSVFHGEQQAEKELAAENTSSPKSLINTRTELNSGLGYFYHKFSDLYKETSNHLLEAGTRVMTQARHVGGLLDPCGLTSPVTTFIRNLPLLRPLTLDRPLMSLVASSDSPVPRARVSSSEEAGGLRLAESAMPHRAPAFTASGLPGSSPSSVVRLGYGDAGKNSAFKQTLVQFPDQMLKLQERPLEDFLEHVAYSLPEPLGDVNEVKGIYWLAVANCADPNPQPACLLLLRSTLYALVLSDNHPGSLGVFHVLPLSGLKEIQVGFGGQCVRFLGSVKGLLLTVFSYNKNLSQQLCCHLLCVLLTESEAAACTDHPLLKQDLVQLSLDWKAEIPDLVLANGVRLSSKFQNTLVDIIYFLHGNMEVNIPCLAEVQLLLYTTVRVEGDGGQGRCQSLVLLNTHIALVREDGVFHPPSKSLNISPPRAQLDVLKCRALREFRCVIVPDKKNVSAVELVFLQKPNLTSDSRRSPSEPSQVSRNVQFTTRLHLHGGQNGDPEIWKLTLNSQDEALWLISHLTRF
- the KIF16B gene encoding kinesin-like protein KIF16B isoform X5, encoding MEEKQKSDKAELERMQQEVETQRKETEIVQLQIRKQEESLKRRSFHIESKLKDLLAEKEKFEEERLREQQEIELQKKKQEEEHFLRVKEELQRLQELNSNEKAEKIQIFRELDWLKKEKEEQYAKLELEKKRLEEQEKEQVMLVAHLEEELREKQEMIQLLRRGEVQRVEEERRDLEDIRESLLRVKEARAEGEDDVEELEKAQLHFLEFKRRQLVKLANLEQDLVQQKDLLKKEVKEEQETLERLKWETEDEFRLLEENNGSVTSVTQVAEDLEKMKPVEYRLQYKERQLQYLLQNHLPTLLEEKQRAFEILDRGPLGLDNTLYQVEKEMEEKEEQLAQYQANASQLQKLQATFEFAANIARQEEKVRKKEKEILESREKQQRLALEQAVAQLERRHCALQRRSTLGMEIEEQRQKLATLNSRSSEQSGLQATLEAEQEALEKDRERLEHEIQQLKQKICEVDGVQKAHHDVLEKRAPSSGLPPSTEKSQAHLHPLTDARINAYIEEEVQRRLQDLYRVISDDSSTPADMTKDNEKLHNGTIQRKLKYEKGQSWLARYLVPLLPEGATGEERMEMGQNKHWSHPMTWSFADPETSSSAPQERAPQPRVPPSLQEVVPDSPCPEHACNFEPKYLNRPKISLCSLKESNTSHAEHFQGKSENFSQKDEHSLESESSWTLLQHTSQKVSINNGNKQSRQSKVLCFILSEGVSSEELVSHKAHQSIMTSVFHGEQQAEKELAAENTSSPKSLINTRTELNSGLGYFYHKFSDLYKETSNHLLEAGTRVMTQARHVGGLLDPCGLTSPVTTFIRNLPLLRPLTLDRPLMSLVASSDSPVPRARVSSSEEAGGLRLAESAMPHRAPAFTASGLPGSSPSSVVRLGYGDAGKNSAFKQTLVQFPDQMLKLQERPLEDFLEHVAYSLPEPLGDVNEVKGIYWLAVANCADPNPQPACLLLLRSTLYALVLSDNHPGSLGVFHVLPLSGLKEIQVGFGGQCVRFLGSVKGLLLTVFSYNKNLSQQLCCHLLCVLLTESEAAACTDHPLLKQDLVQLSLDWKAEIPDLVLANGVRLSSKFQNTLVDIIYFLHGNMEVNIPCLAEVQLLLYTTVRVEGDGGQGRCQSLVLLNTHIALVREDGVFHPPSKSLNISPPRAQLDVLKCRALREFRCVIVPDKKNVSAVELVFLQKPNLTSDSRRSPSEPSQVSRNVQFTTRLHLHGGQNGDPEIWKLTLNSQDEALWLISHLTRF